A single genomic interval of Campylobacter sp. MIT 12-8780 harbors:
- the nhaA gene encoding Na+/H+ antiporter NhaA, with protein sequence MKNIKRLVKNESFPGFLLIACTLFALVCQNTIFSAIYEDFLYVKVSFSVNDFTISKTLLHWINDGLIAVFFLCIGLELKYEILRGQLRHIKAVSLPIFGALGGMIVPALIFWAINYNDAFAMKGWAIPTATDIAFAVGILMLLGNKVPASLKLFLLSLAIFDDLGAIVIIALFYTSELSSLAIFVCMACVLALFILNYLRVSKLPFYFIVGVILWIAMLESGVHATLSGVIVALFIPIERKNGEPFLKHLYHDLDPWVIFFILPLFAFANAGIDLRDMEFSALLSPVSLGIFLGLFAGKQIGVFLFSFISIKLKIATLPQNVGYTQFYGICILAGIGFTMSLFIDGLAYAENVNAFEHADRLAILLASFVSALVAYIYLKCIKTEKKDKLASA encoded by the coding sequence ATGAAAAATATCAAAAGACTTGTAAAAAATGAATCTTTTCCGGGATTTTTACTCATCGCTTGCACGCTTTTTGCTCTTGTGTGCCAAAATACTATATTTAGTGCTATTTATGAGGATTTTTTATATGTTAAAGTGAGTTTTTCAGTGAATGATTTTACTATCTCTAAAACCTTGCTCCATTGGATTAATGACGGGCTTATCGCTGTTTTTTTCCTCTGCATAGGACTTGAGCTTAAATATGAAATTTTAAGAGGACAATTACGACATATCAAAGCTGTTTCACTGCCTATATTTGGTGCTTTAGGCGGTATGATTGTGCCAGCTTTAATCTTTTGGGCGATTAATTATAATGACGCATTTGCAATGAAAGGCTGGGCGATACCAACGGCTACTGATATAGCTTTTGCGGTAGGAATTTTAATGCTTTTGGGTAACAAAGTCCCAGCAAGTTTAAAACTTTTTTTGCTTTCTTTAGCGATTTTTGATGATCTTGGTGCGATTGTTATCATCGCTTTGTTTTATACAAGTGAGCTTTCAAGCTTAGCCATTTTCGTGTGTATGGCTTGTGTGCTAGCACTTTTTATATTAAACTACTTACGCGTGAGTAAATTGCCTTTTTATTTTATCGTGGGTGTAATTTTGTGGATAGCCATGCTTGAAAGTGGCGTTCATGCGACTTTATCTGGTGTTATCGTGGCACTTTTTATCCCCATAGAAAGAAAAAACGGCGAACCTTTTTTAAAACATCTTTATCATGATCTTGATCCTTGGGTGATCTTTTTTATCTTGCCTTTATTTGCTTTTGCAAATGCTGGTATTGACTTGCGTGATATGGAATTTTCAGCCCTTTTATCGCCGGTAAGCTTAGGTATATTTTTAGGACTTTTTGCAGGAAAACAAATCGGCGTATTTTTATTTAGCTTTATCAGTATCAAGCTTAAAATCGCCACATTGCCACAAAATGTAGGTTATACTCAATTTTATGGAATTTGCATACTCGCGGGCATTGGCTTTACGATGAGTTTGTTTATCGATGGGCTTGCGTATGCTGAAAATGTGAATGCCTTTGAACATGCTGATCGCTTAGCTATCTTGCTTGCAAGCTTTGTGAGTGCTTTGGTTGCTTATATTTATCTTAAATGTATTAAGACTGAGAAAAAGGACAAACTTGCAAGCGCTTAA